The Primulina huaijiensis isolate GDHJ02 chromosome 6, ASM1229523v2, whole genome shotgun sequence genomic sequence TGTCAATTGTGTAAGTTAAACTCCATTATTGTGTGAATTTATTTAAGCTGGTTGGAGAAGTTTCTTTACTTGCTACTTCACTGCAGGACTACCAAGTAAATTGGGAGTAACATTTGAAATTAGTATATCAATCATATGAAACAACTCTGTCACAGTAACCTTCTTGTTGTTTGCGATTTTCATGCAACTATTgtcatattatttattgttaATATAATATCAATTAAGATACTTTCTTTTTCAATCTTTCAGGGTTCAACAAAAGCTACCTCAGTTCTATGAGTCAAGCACCGCGACAAGATAAGTTTCCTATGCTTGACCAGGTTAATCATCCTTCTGGATTATTTCCACCTGTTTGTAGTAGACAAGATCTTTGGAGAGACAATCCTCACCATGGTGCAGATTTTTCAGAAAACAGTCATGATCTCTCTCACACATTCTTTGGTTCCCCTTCTTTTACCAATTCACGGACACATTCCACCTCATCTTTGGCGAAGTCAAAAAATGGTTTTGCCCAAAAGTTAACTACATTTGAACCCCCTTTCAATTCAGCTGCGGCAGTGGATAGAGGTTTTCAGTCATTTTCTCAGACTCGGGATGAGCCTTTTTTTGGAGGAAAGTGGCGAGTTGATGCGAGTTCTAGATTGAATCCAGGTTTAGAGAGCGAAGGAAAAATTGTAAATGGATTTTACCATGGGTCTGCCTCAGGATTCAAAGAAACACAAGCTCTCTTGCCGTTGGCTGGCTTTGATTCTCTCAAATATAGTAAGGATGATAAAGTAGTATCTGACCGCTCGACTAATAATGGATTTGGGACTTTTGAAAAACGTGAATCGTATCATGAAGATTCAAAGCCTGCACTAGATATTAACTTGAATGAGGTTGTTTCAAGCTCACCAAATGAGATAGTGATCGTGGAAGATCTCAATTTGACTCATGGAAAGATTAAATCGGAATATCATCTACCGGCATTACCTTGGCTTCGACCTAAGCCAGCTAATGGCAATAAAAGATGCTCGAGTTATGTTCCGGATTCTTCCAATCAATTGTGTCGTAGCCGTGAAACAATTGGAGATCTTAATCAACCGGTCACAGCAACAGATACGTTGGCTCCAAGTGATTGTCGAGTTACCGAGAAGAACTTGAATGCCGAGACTCAAAATGTTAAGAAAATTCTTGGTTTTCCCCTTTTTGCAACGATTTCTCCAAAAGAGGAGCCGATATCCCGTGTTTCCGCATCTACTATTGTCAATTATGCTGCAATCGTCAGCACCAAAAGGGTGAACAGAATAATTGATATTAATGTAGAGTGTGAACCAGATGAGCAGATAGCTGATGAGGAACCGACTGTGgaaaaaccaacaaaaaacaCATGCTACATTGATTTGAACTCCTTTGTTAGTGATTGTGAAGACCCTCCTGTGCTCTCGTTTGAAAGCAAGAATAACAGTGTCAAGGTAACTTTGGAGATAGATTTAGAAGCTCCCGTTTTACTTGAGAGCGAGGATGATGACGCAGAGGCCGAAAAAAAGGTGCCAGAAGATGTATCATTTCCAGTATCAGAAAATAATACTGAACCTATTCACGATGAAGTTCTTCAAAATGCCGCAGATGCAATGCTTTCCATATCATCATCTTGTCCACGTGTCAATGTATCCGAAGCTGCCTTGGCTGAGTCGCTCCTCTGGTTTGTAAATGCCATGTCATTATGTGCAGTTGAACTCGAACATGTATCTGGTAAGGAATCGCGAGCTGGAGTTGCCTTCCCACAGCAAGAGTTTTCCAAGGAGACAGATGAATTCGAAGAGATGACATTGCAACTACAGGAAACTAAAAAAGAAGACCACGTGCCTAAGCTCTTCGTCCCCGAAGTGCAAATAGAGAAAGATGAGGGGACCAGCCACATGTTAG encodes the following:
- the LOC140979686 gene encoding uncharacterized protein isoform X1 encodes the protein MNGNKSTVQNCLPGYYFMRDLNEDSSSSSWPLFYGDNTVTNGQYFNEYTPRTTIDDNPRYEKDALKRKMLEHETVFRNQVHELHRLYRIQRDMMEEVKRKEFHLQASIEPSSSSSLRGSQKPSEDARKWQMIGFPTTNSAYGRTTILGVEVANSPMSCTIGNDTQLSQFPFKNGSSSKDREGLDSRPLKVRKKLFDLHRPAEEYEDTEEGGHFEHNSTTSAKSSMKLILDNQAGVKVPINASASNFRFRGSIGLADLNEPFQYEESMAPSHFDFHGCHSSNGDTKRMNQSAKSSAGHLGAIHEKFLLNSSIGSKVKERDFYEAGFNKSYLSSMSQAPRQDKFPMLDQVNHPSGLFPPVCSRQDLWRDNPHHGADFSENSHDLSHTFFGSPSFTNSRTHSTSSLAKSKNGFAQKLTTFEPPFNSAAAVDRGFQSFSQTRDEPFFGGKWRVDASSRLNPGLESEGKIVNGFYHGSASGFKETQALLPLAGFDSLKYSKDDKVVSDRSTNNGFGTFEKRESYHEDSKPALDINLNEVVSSSPNEIVIVEDLNLTHGKIKSEYHLPALPWLRPKPANGNKRCSSYVPDSSNQLCRSRETIGDLNQPVTATDTLAPSDCRVTEKNLNAETQNVKKILGFPLFATISPKEEPISRVSASTIVNYAAIVSTKRVNRIIDINVECEPDEQIADEEPTVEKPTKNTCYIDLNSFVSDCEDPPVLSFESKNNSVKVTLEIDLEAPVLLESEDDDAEAEKKVPEDVSFPVSENNTEPIHDEVLQNAADAMLSISSSCPRVNVSEAALAESLLWFVNAMSLCAVELEHVSGKESRAGVAFPQQEFSKETDEFEEMTLQLQETKKEDHVPKLFVPEVQIEKDEGTSHMLATRSRRGHSRRGRQRKDFQRDILPGLTSLSRHEVTEDLQTFGGIMKATGHQWNLGLTRRNGTRNSGARGRRRLVVETVTTTVPSTVCAPLMPQLNDIESGLEDRSLTGWGKTTRRPRRQRFPVGNTPTVASA
- the LOC140979686 gene encoding uncharacterized protein isoform X2; the protein is MRDLNEDSSSSSWPLFYGDNTVTNGQYFNEYTPRTTIDDNPRYEKDALKRKMLEHETVFRNQVHELHRLYRIQRDMMEEVKRKEFHLQASIEPSSSSSLRGSQKPSEDARKWQMIGFPTTNSAYGRTTILGVEVANSPMSCTIGNDTQLSQFPFKNGSSSKDREGLDSRPLKVRKKLFDLHRPAEEYEDTEEGGHFEHNSTTSAKSSMKLILDNQAGVKVPINASASNFRFRGSIGLADLNEPFQYEESMAPSHFDFHGCHSSNGDTKRMNQSAKSSAGHLGAIHEKFLLNSSIGSKVKERDFYEAGFNKSYLSSMSQAPRQDKFPMLDQVNHPSGLFPPVCSRQDLWRDNPHHGADFSENSHDLSHTFFGSPSFTNSRTHSTSSLAKSKNGFAQKLTTFEPPFNSAAAVDRGFQSFSQTRDEPFFGGKWRVDASSRLNPGLESEGKIVNGFYHGSASGFKETQALLPLAGFDSLKYSKDDKVVSDRSTNNGFGTFEKRESYHEDSKPALDINLNEVVSSSPNEIVIVEDLNLTHGKIKSEYHLPALPWLRPKPANGNKRCSSYVPDSSNQLCRSRETIGDLNQPVTATDTLAPSDCRVTEKNLNAETQNVKKILGFPLFATISPKEEPISRVSASTIVNYAAIVSTKRVNRIIDINVECEPDEQIADEEPTVEKPTKNTCYIDLNSFVSDCEDPPVLSFESKNNSVKVTLEIDLEAPVLLESEDDDAEAEKKVPEDVSFPVSENNTEPIHDEVLQNAADAMLSISSSCPRVNVSEAALAESLLWFVNAMSLCAVELEHVSGKESRAGVAFPQQEFSKETDEFEEMTLQLQETKKEDHVPKLFVPEVQIEKDEGTSHMLATRSRRGHSRRGRQRKDFQRDILPGLTSLSRHEVTEDLQTFGGIMKATGHQWNLGLTRRNGTRNSGARGRRRLVVETVTTTVPSTVCAPLMPQLNDIESGLEDRSLTGWGKTTRRPRRQRFPVGNTPTVASA